In Erythrobacter sp. F6033, a single genomic region encodes these proteins:
- a CDS encoding transporter yields the protein MNTFFKAGRLLAVTGAVFGAAPAVADEGHEDGDTYEVNALGHAPIGVMGDHRHKQGEWMVSYRLMHMDMAGIQIGTDDVTPETVATTVPNRFFGAPGQPPTLRIVPTSMRMDMHMAGIMYGLSDQVTLMVMGNYVTKEMDHITFQGGMGTTRLSEFRTTTADIGDTKVSALIGLTDTVHINAGISIPTGAITEEAQILTPMGGTPTVRTPYPMQIGSGTFDLEPGITYSDRNDSFAWGAQIRGTVQLGDNDEGYSLGNRGMATAWVQASLTPGVALSARVQGETVGRVDGIDPAIVGPVQTANPDFQGGETVTALAGVNFAATGGALKGWRLGIEGGLPIVQDLNGPQMPTDYTLTVGLQKAF from the coding sequence ATGAACACGTTTTTCAAGGCGGGCCGTTTGCTCGCCGTCACTGGTGCCGTTTTCGGCGCCGCACCCGCTGTCGCCGATGAAGGCCACGAAGACGGCGATACTTACGAAGTGAACGCTCTGGGCCATGCGCCTATCGGCGTGATGGGCGATCACCGCCACAAACAGGGCGAATGGATGGTCAGCTACCGCCTGATGCATATGGACATGGCGGGTATCCAGATCGGAACCGACGATGTGACGCCCGAAACGGTCGCGACAACCGTGCCAAACCGCTTTTTCGGCGCGCCCGGTCAACCGCCCACCCTTCGCATTGTGCCGACCAGCATGCGGATGGATATGCATATGGCGGGCATCATGTACGGCCTGTCTGATCAGGTGACGCTGATGGTGATGGGCAATTACGTCACGAAAGAGATGGACCACATCACTTTCCAAGGCGGCATGGGCACCACTCGCTTGAGCGAGTTTCGCACCACGACTGCGGACATTGGCGATACAAAAGTCTCCGCGCTGATCGGCCTAACAGACACGGTGCATATCAATGCCGGTATCTCGATCCCGACAGGCGCGATCACGGAGGAAGCGCAAATCCTCACCCCGATGGGCGGCACTCCGACCGTGCGCACACCATATCCGATGCAGATCGGGTCGGGCACGTTCGATCTGGAGCCGGGCATCACCTATTCGGATCGCAATGACAGCTTCGCTTGGGGCGCGCAGATCAGAGGCACAGTGCAGCTCGGCGATAATGATGAAGGCTATTCGCTCGGCAATCGCGGCATGGCGACAGCCTGGGTTCAGGCATCGCTGACGCCGGGCGTCGCGCTTTCAGCTCGTGTTCAGGGGGAAACTGTAGGGCGTGTGGACGGCATTGATCCGGCCATTGTCGGCCCGGTTCAAACCGCCAATCCCGATTTCCAAGGTGGTGAAACTGTAACCGCGCTGGCTGGTGTTAACTTTGCTGCGACCGGCGGCGCGCTCAAAGGTTGGCGTCTCGGGATCGAAGGCGGGCTGCCGATCGTTCAGGATCTAAATGGCCCGCAAATGCCCACCGATTACACTCTGACGGTTGGCCTTCAGAAAGCGTTTTAA